One region of Caldimonas thermodepolymerans genomic DNA includes:
- a CDS encoding branched-chain amino acid ABC transporter permease: MTATAASTNPATPPTATPAQVPRARFDAIPLLLVLALAGLALPLVGSVPTWLTLTLAGLAMGMIVFIIASGLTLVFGLMDVLNFGHGVFIALGAFVATSVFGLMGDWTGSASVAHNLAAVFAAMLVAMAVAGAIGYAFERVVVRPVYGQHLKQILITMGGMIIGEEIIKVIWGPQQIPLPLPQALRGSFFIADAAIEKYRVFAVVIGLVVLVGMLWVLNRTKIGLLIRAGVQDREMVESLGYRIKRLFVGVFVVGSALAGLGGVLWGLYQQMVVPQMGAQINVLLFIVIIIGGLGSTLGCFVGALLVGLMANYTGFLAPKVALFSNIGLMVAILLWRPQGLYPVTSR, translated from the coding sequence ATGACCGCGACTGCCGCTTCCACCAACCCCGCGACCCCGCCGACGGCGACGCCGGCGCAGGTGCCGCGGGCCCGCTTCGACGCCATCCCGCTGCTGCTGGTGCTCGCGCTGGCGGGCCTGGCGCTGCCGCTGGTCGGCTCGGTGCCGACCTGGCTGACGCTCACGCTTGCGGGCCTGGCGATGGGGATGATCGTGTTCATCATCGCCTCCGGCCTGACGCTGGTGTTCGGCCTGATGGACGTGCTGAACTTCGGCCACGGCGTGTTCATCGCGCTGGGCGCCTTCGTCGCGACCAGCGTGTTCGGCCTGATGGGCGACTGGACCGGCAGCGCCTCGGTGGCACACAACCTGGCCGCGGTGTTCGCGGCGATGCTGGTCGCGATGGCGGTGGCCGGCGCGATCGGCTATGCCTTCGAGCGGGTCGTCGTGCGCCCGGTCTACGGCCAGCACCTCAAGCAGATCCTCATCACGATGGGCGGCATGATCATCGGCGAGGAGATCATCAAGGTCATCTGGGGGCCGCAGCAGATCCCGCTGCCGCTGCCGCAGGCCCTGCGCGGCTCGTTCTTCATCGCCGATGCCGCGATCGAGAAGTACCGCGTGTTCGCGGTGGTCATCGGCCTGGTCGTGCTGGTCGGCATGCTGTGGGTGCTCAACCGCACCAAGATCGGCCTGCTGATCCGCGCGGGCGTGCAGGACCGCGAGATGGTCGAGAGCCTGGGCTACCGCATCAAGCGGCTGTTCGTCGGCGTGTTCGTGGTCGGCTCGGCGCTGGCCGGCCTGGGCGGGGTCCTGTGGGGCCTGTACCAGCAGATGGTGGTGCCGCAGATGGGCGCGCAGATCAACGTGCTGCTGTTCATCGTCATCATCATCGGCGGCCTGGGCTCGACGCTCGGCTGCTTCGTCGGTGCGCTGCTGGTGGGACTGATGGCCAACTACACCGGCTTCCTCGCGCCCAAGGTGGCGCTGTTCTCCAACATCGGGCTGATGGTCGCCATCCTGCTGTGGCGCCCGCAGGGCCTGTACCCCGTGACCAGCCGCTGA
- a CDS encoding branched-chain amino acid ABC transporter permease, which yields MLKRLLSHDLPRSRALAVALMLIVAVLLVVPFAFPGSKSLNVAAKVLIFIVLVASYDLLLGYTGIVSFAHTMFFGIGAYGVAIASSRMGAGWDALAVGIVLALALSLVLSLVIGLFSLRVRAIFYAMITLAVASAFQTLASQLSEFTGGEDGLTFRVPEVLSPSFEPFEEEILGVLIDGRIISYYLLFVVAVVLVLLMLRIVNSPFGRVLQAIRENDFRAEAIGYRTVVYRTLSNVLSALFATLAGCMLAVWLRYNGPDTSLSFEIMLDILLIVVIGGMGTIYGAVIGSALFVLAQNYLQDLMRLGAGAVEGLPVISELVSPDRWLLWLGVLFVLCVYHFPSGIVGRLRQRVQAAVR from the coding sequence ATGTTGAAACGCCTGCTCTCTCACGACCTGCCCCGCAGCCGCGCGCTCGCGGTGGCGCTGATGCTCATCGTCGCGGTGCTGCTCGTGGTGCCTTTCGCGTTCCCCGGCAGCAAGTCGCTCAACGTCGCGGCCAAGGTGCTGATCTTCATCGTGCTGGTGGCCAGCTACGACCTGCTGCTCGGCTACACCGGCATCGTCAGCTTCGCGCACACGATGTTCTTCGGCATCGGCGCCTACGGGGTGGCGATCGCCTCCAGCCGCATGGGCGCCGGCTGGGACGCACTGGCCGTCGGCATCGTGCTGGCGCTCGCGCTCTCGCTCGTGCTGTCGCTGGTGATCGGCCTGTTCAGCCTGCGGGTGCGAGCGATCTTCTACGCGATGATCACGCTGGCGGTGGCCTCGGCATTCCAGACGCTGGCCTCGCAGCTGTCGGAGTTCACCGGCGGCGAGGACGGCCTGACCTTCCGCGTGCCCGAGGTGCTGAGCCCGAGCTTCGAGCCGTTCGAGGAGGAGATCCTCGGCGTGCTGATCGACGGCCGCATCATCAGCTACTACCTGCTGTTCGTCGTCGCGGTGGTGCTGGTGCTGCTGATGCTGCGCATCGTGAACTCGCCGTTCGGCCGGGTGCTGCAGGCCATCCGCGAGAACGACTTCCGCGCCGAGGCGATCGGCTACCGCACCGTGGTCTACCGCACGCTGTCCAACGTGCTGTCGGCGCTGTTCGCCACGCTGGCCGGCTGCATGCTCGCGGTCTGGCTGCGCTACAACGGCCCGGACACCTCGCTGTCCTTCGAGATCATGCTCGACATCCTGCTGATCGTCGTGATCGGCGGCATGGGCACGATCTACGGCGCCGTCATCGGCAGCGCGCTGTTCGTGCTGGCGCAGAACTACCTGCAGGACCTGATGCGGCTGGGGGCCGGCGCGGTGGAAGGGCTGCCGGTGATCTCCGAGCTCGTTTCCCCCGATCGCTGGCTGCTGTGGCTGGGCGTGCTGTTCGTGCTGTGCGTCTACCACTTCCCGAGCGGCATCGTCGGCCGGCTGCGCCAGCGGGTGCAGGCCGCGGTGCGCTGA